TCGGATAAATTGCTTCTTGTGACATGGAATCTCCTTTCAAAAGATGGAAATTCTTATGCCACATCCCAACCACCCCGTGAAGATGCGGTTGTTTAGACGGTTACCGAAAAAATCACTCATCTTTTCTCCGGGGAGTTTTACGGCGAGCACGTCAGCCAAGCCCTTGGCGCACATGACCGCCGCGTAGACCCCGACCGGAGGCATCTTCCCGTATCCGGGACGCAAATCCGCCAAGACCTGTTCGCCAATCGTAAGTTTGTGGACCCTCTGGTTTATAGGGATTTAATAACCTGGGTGTGCTTTATGGGCGCGCCCTCCACGGGCAAGACCACCCTGGTCCAGGCCCTGGCCGAAAAATATCAGACCGTATTCATGACCGAGTACGGCGGGGAATACTGGAGGGAAAACCATGTGGACCGCCGCATTACCCTGGATCAATTCGAGGAAATCCCCCTGGAGCACATGCGCCGGGAGGACGTTCTCGTTCAGGACGCCAATCAGTACCTTTTTTGCGACACCTGCCCCATAACCACCTACGTGTTCGCCAAGGATTACCACGGCGAGGCCGGCCCTGTGCTGGAAAAGGCGGCGCGCGATTCCCAAAGCCGGTACGACCTCTTTTTCCTGTGCGATACGGACATCCCCTACGCCGATACCTGGGATCGAAGCGGGGACGTAAAAAGGCGGTGGTTTCAAAACCAGATTATTGGAGACCTGGCCGAGCGGCGTTTACCGTATTTTGTCCTGCGGGGAAGCGTGGAAGAGCGAATCGCCCAGGTGGAGCATGTTTTAAGCCGGCACAAAAAGTTCGGAAACCTGACGGAGCTTTTTGCAGAGCCTTCAACCGAATAACTGCGGCGCGCCAATCTTCAAAGCCAAATCCACCCTTCCTTGCGGGCCAGTTCCTCGTTATCAGGAAAGCACACGTCGCCCATTAAAAAATTGCGCCCGGCTATAAGGCACAGGGCCGCGTCCAGGGCGTCCGCGTTTTTAACCAGCAATTCCAGATTTTCGGCCCCCTTCAATCGAGGAATAATTCCGTCCAGGATTTTCCGGCGGATATCCAGGCATTTTTGGCTTTTATCGTCCTTGTACCCGGAGGAGGGCAGGCCGTATTTGATAAGCACGGCTGCGGGATAGATTTCCCCGGCGCAGACCTTTTCCTGGTAATCCGGGGACCACGCCAAGGGGATGGGTTCTCCCGTCAACATCCGCAATTCCAGCAAAATTTCCAGGGCCGCATGGGCCGTGCGTGCAATTCGGTCCGCTCCTACGTCCAACGGCAGCTTGCCGATTTTTTTCCAGCAGAACCTGTCCGTATGCCTGCGGAAAAGGTCATTGGCCTTGCCGGGCAAGGGATCGCCCGCCTGATGATCGGCCAGTTCCTTGGCCAAAAGGGCGGGCCAGCCCAAAGGCGCGTCCATGGCCAGAAAAACCCGTTCCGCCTTTGCGACAGCGGCCGCCATGTCCTTGACCATTTCCGGGTTGCGGACCTCTACATGGTTGATTCGAAGGTCCGTCCCCTCGCATTCTCCGTATGCGACGCCGGTCCGGGTGTGCGCGGTGGCGCAATCTATGCCGATGATACAGGTTTTCATAATGGATTCATGAATAAAAAAAGGCCCCTGCAAGAGAGGCCTTTTGATTTTTATATATATCAGGAACTGCGTTTTACATAAGTTCCAGACAGTCCTTGGTGACGCTGTCGTCAAAGGCCACGGGGTAGCAGCCGTCAAAGCAAGCCTTGCAGAACATGGTTTCCGGCTCCGGCACGTTGGTGGATTCCAGAAGCCCGGGCAGGGACAGATAGTGCAGGGAATCCAGGCCCAGGTAGTCCCTTAATTCATCGATGCTCTTATCCGACGCCACCAGCTCGCCGCTGGAGGAAAAATCAATGCCGTAATGGCAGGGGAATTTGTGCGGCGGGCAGCTCACCCGCATATGCACTTCCTTGACGCCCAGATCGCGCAGAGCCTTGACCCTGGTCTTGGCGGTCGTGCCGCGGATGATGGAGTCTTCCACAATGATGATTCGTTTGCCTTCCAGCACGCTTTTGATGGGGTTCAGCTTCACCCGCACCCCGAAATCCCGCATGGTTTGGCTGGGCTGAATAAAGGTTCTGCCCACGTAGTGATTGCGGATCATGGCCATTTCAAAGGGCAGGGCGGAATGCTCCGCATAGCCTATGGCCGCGTAGTTGCCCGAGTCCGGAAAAGGCATGACCAGGTCGGCGTCTATATGGGACTCCCGGGCGAGTATCTGCCCCATGCGTTTGCGCATGCTGTATACGTTATGTCCGTAGATATTGCTGTCCGGGCGGGCGAAGTATATGAATTCGAATATGCAGAAGGATTTTTGTTTGGGCACGGGCATGTGGATGCTGCGGATGCCGTCCTTGCTGATGATGACGATCTCGCCCGGATCCAACTGGCGAACGAATTCCGCCTCCACCAGGTCCAGGGCGCAGGTTTCGGAAGCCAGCACGTAGTTTCCGTTATCCAGCTTGCCCAGGCAAAGAGGCCGGAACCCATTGGGGTCCTTAATGCCTATCATCTCTCCTTTGCTGGTGAGCAAAACAAAGGAATAGGCCCCCTTAATCTTTTCCACCGTTTTAAGCAAGGAGCCTTCGAAGCCCAGCTTCAGGTTTTTCACCAGAAGATGGAGAAAAATTTCCGTGTCCATGGTGGTTTGAAAAATTGAGCCGGTCTCTTCCAACTCTTTGCGCAGAATGTGGGCGTTCACCAAATTGCCGTTATGAGCCAGGGCGTAGGTGCGCATATTGTGCCTGACCACAAAAGGCTGGGTGTTGACAATATTGGAGCCGCCCGTGGTGGAGTACCGAACCTGGCCGATGGCGGTATCTCCCGGCAGGCTGGCTATGATGTCGTCGTCAAAAATGTCAGGCACCAGCCCCATAGCCTTATGGGCGTGGAGGGTTCCATCCTGATAAGAAGCTATTCCAGCGCTTTCCTGGCCCCTGTGCTGCAGGGCGTACAAGCCGAAATAGGTCAGTTTCGCCGCTTCCGGATGTCCGAAAACTCCAAAAACGCCGCATTCATCCCGGGGCTTTCCCGATTCTAACATTATCACCGCTCACTTTCCCAATCCTGGTTCTTCAGGCACGGGTAAACCGGGCGCCGGAGCGTCCGGCTTAAAAATTTGGGGGCGGCGCTAAAACGCACGCCGTGACGATCCCCCCGACAAACAAGTATTTATCCTGCGTGGTACTCCTGCAAGCAGCACACACCCAGGGTCTCCTCTTTCATGGAGGCGATGCCTTCGCACATGGCCAAGGCGCCCGGCACGGTGGTTGTATAAGGCACTCCAAATCTCAGGGCGGCCCGGCGGATCTTGTATCCGTCCCTGGTGGAGCGCTCTCCCACGCCGGTGTTTATGATCAGGTGGATCTCCTGATTCTTGACGGCGTCCACAACATGAGGCCGGATTCCCTCGGACACCTTGGATATCATCTTGTTCTCCACCCCGTGGGACGTGAGAAACTCAGAAGTCCCCCGGGTGGCTATAATGGTGTATCCCAGCTGCTTGAGATTGCGCATGGGCTCCAGGATTTTTTCCTTGTCCGAGTCCATGACGCTGCAAAAAATCGTGCCTTCCTCCGGGAGGTTCTGGCGTCCGCCCAACTGCGCCTTGGCGAAAGCAGGACCGAAGGTCCGATCCACGCCCATGACCTCGCCGGTGGATTTCATCTCGGGCCCCAACAAGGTGTCCACTCCCGGGAACCGGTCAAACGGGAAGACCGCTTCCTTGACCGATACATACTCGGGGATGACCTCTCCGGTAATGCCCAGATCCGCGAGTTTGCGCCCCAGCATGACCTTGGTGGCTATCTTGGCCCAGGGCACGCCGGTCGCTTTGCTCACAAAGGGTACGGTCCGGGACGCACGAGGGTTGACCTCGATGACGAAAAGTTCTTCATCCTTGACTGCATACTGGATGTTCATGAGCCCGATGACGTTCAGTTCTTTGGCAAGGGCCTGGGTGGCGGTGCGGATTTGATTCTTGATGTTTTCGGAAAGGCTTTTGGGAGGCAGGACGCAGGCGGAATCTCCGGAATGGATGCCCGCTTCCTCGATATGCTCCATAATGCCCGCCACAATGGTGGTTTCGCCGTCGCACACGGCGTCCACGTCCACTTCCACGGCGTTTTCCAAAAACTTGTCTATCAGAACCGGATGCCCTTCGCTGGCTACGATGGCCTCCCGGGCGAATTCCTCCAAAGCTGAGGAGTCGTAAACGATCTTCATGGCCCGGCCGCCCAGCACAAAGGAGGGCCTCACAATCACAGGATAGCCGATTTCCTCGGCAATGGCCAGGGTTCCGGGAATGTCCATGGCGGTGCCGTTTTCCGGCTGCACAAGGCCCAGTTTTTTTAACATGACCTTGAACAATTCCCTGTCCTCGGCCCGG
This portion of the Desulfatibacillum aliphaticivorans DSM 15576 genome encodes:
- a CDS encoding DUF429 domain-containing protein, translated to MKTCIIGIDCATAHTRTGVAYGECEGTDLRINHVEVRNPEMVKDMAAAVAKAERVFLAMDAPLGWPALLAKELADHQAGDPLPGKANDLFRRHTDRFCWKKIGKLPLDVGADRIARTAHAALEILLELRMLTGEPIPLAWSPDYQEKVCAGEIYPAAVLIKYGLPSSGYKDDKSQKCLDIRRKILDGIIPRLKGAENLELLVKNADALDAALCLIAGRNFLMGDVCFPDNEELARKEGWIWL
- the purF gene encoding amidophosphoribosyltransferase yields the protein MLESGKPRDECGVFGVFGHPEAAKLTYFGLYALQHRGQESAGIASYQDGTLHAHKAMGLVPDIFDDDIIASLPGDTAIGQVRYSTTGGSNIVNTQPFVVRHNMRTYALAHNGNLVNAHILRKELEETGSIFQTTMDTEIFLHLLVKNLKLGFEGSLLKTVEKIKGAYSFVLLTSKGEMIGIKDPNGFRPLCLGKLDNGNYVLASETCALDLVEAEFVRQLDPGEIVIISKDGIRSIHMPVPKQKSFCIFEFIYFARPDSNIYGHNVYSMRKRMGQILARESHIDADLVMPFPDSGNYAAIGYAEHSALPFEMAMIRNHYVGRTFIQPSQTMRDFGVRVKLNPIKSVLEGKRIIIVEDSIIRGTTAKTRVKALRDLGVKEVHMRVSCPPHKFPCHYGIDFSSSGELVASDKSIDELRDYLGLDSLHYLSLPGLLESTNVPEPETMFCKACFDGCYPVAFDDSVTKDCLELM
- a CDS encoding AAA family ATPase, encoding MGAPSTGKTTLVQALAEKYQTVFMTEYGGEYWRENHVDRRITLDQFEEIPLEHMRREDVLVQDANQYLFCDTCPITTYVFAKDYHGEAGPVLEKAARDSQSRYDLFFLCDTDIPYADTWDRSGDVKRRWFQNQIIGDLAERRLPYFVLRGSVEERIAQVEHVLSRHKKFGNLTELFAEPSTE